The following proteins are encoded in a genomic region of Tigriopus californicus strain San Diego chromosome 6, Tcal_SD_v2.1, whole genome shotgun sequence:
- the LOC131882533 gene encoding uncharacterized protein LOC131882533 isoform X3, with amino-acid sequence MLAHSGPWTQIQSRARDVFHGEQYYAVALQSGLARDMPTNLVKSPPARRKRMISHSVTASSLIVVSNRLPFVLKRTEDDGLVRKPSAGGLVTAVAPVVVQSGGLWVGWPGLQMKETDSVPESVEGDVSPTAGLKSSQVLSVNLDDVDYELYYNGCCNATFWPLFHSMPDRAIFNEKFWMAYKKVNEDFSEITLKALRKMQTDHPEQVPLVWIHDYHLMLAANTIRQKAEEENLQCKIGFFLHIPFPPWDIMKIFPWEDMILQGILACDLVGFHVEDYCLNFLDSCQRGLGSRVDRKLMLAEHGGRTVRIRPLPIGIPFSRFDQMAHESPNCGLDTNNVKVVLGVDRLDYTKGLVNRLQAFERLLEEFPEHIGKIMLMQVAVPSRTDVKEYIDLKEDMDKLVGQINGKFSTPTWSPIRYIYGCISQQELAGYYRDADVALVTPMRDGMNLVAKEFVACRIRDPGVLILSPFAGAGGMMHEALLVNPYEIGTVAKVLHRALTMPHDEREVRMNALRAREKIYDVNFWMKSFLKSIGTLIEEDGEDVTPTQMQPVSFDDFNSYLGPYVGDRAILSLLLDYDGTLAPIAKHPDLAVMPTETKKVLERLANHPDVFIAIVSGRSVNNVKEMVGINGITYAGNHGLEILHSDGTKFVHPMPESQGSKVKALVKNLQTEVCQDGAWVEEKGVLLTYHYREVAQEKREALVTKAKDIITQNGFKIGLAHCALECKPPVVWDKGRASIYILRTAFGVDWSERIRIIFAGDDVTDEDAIMALKGMAFTFRIVSDHLTKTCADKRLPSTDSVLTLLKWVERHMASRLTQGKSPVEAGKVQPIATDFHVPTHSIVTMPI; translated from the exons GGAAAAGAATGATTAGCCACTCCGTGACTGCCTCAAGTTTGATTGTGGTCAGCAATCGGCTTCCGTTTGTCTTAAAGAGAACAGAGGACGATGGGTTGGTCCGGAAACCCTCGGCAGGAGGTCTGGTCACGGCCGTGGCCCCGGTGGTCGTCCAATCCGGAG GTCTTTGGGTGGGTTGGCCCGGTCTTCAAATGAAGGAGACAGATTCCGTGCCCGAATCCGTGGAAGGAGATGTATCGCCTACGGCTGGACTCAAATCGAGTCAAGTCTTGTCGGTGAATTTGGATGATGTGGACTATGAGTTGTACTACAACGGGTGTTGCAATGCCACCTTCTGGCCTTTGTTTCACTCGATGCCGGATCGAGCCATTTTTAATGAGAAATTCTGGATGGCTTACAA GAAAGTGAATGAGGACTTTTCTGAGATCACCTTGAAGGCTCTGCGGAAAATGCAGACCGATCATCCGGAACAGGTTCCTTTGGTGTGGATTCATGATTATCACCTCATGTTGGCCGCCAACACCATTCGACAAAAAGCCGAAGAAGAAAACCTTCAGTGCAAGATCGGGTTCTTCTTGCACATCCCATTCCCTCCTTGGGATATCATGAAGATCTTCCCTTGGGAGGATATGATTCTCCAG GGCATTCTGGCCTGTGACTTGGTTGGATTTCATGTGGAAGATTACTGCCTGAACTTCTTGGATTCTTGCCAACGAGGCCTCGGATCTCGTGTGGATAG GAAACTGATGCTAGCTGAGCATGGAGGGCGTACCGTAAGGATCCGTCCTCTCCCCATTGGAATTCCGTTCTCACGATTTGACCAAATGGCCCATGAATCGCCCAATTGTGGATTGGACACGAACAACGTCAAGGTTGTGTTGGGCGTGGACCGTCTGGATTACACGAAAGGACTCGTCAACCGTCTTCAG GCCTTCGAACGCTTGCTGGAGGAGTTCCCCGAGCACATTGGCAAGATTATGCTCATGCAAGTGGCCGTTCCCTCTCGAACCGACGTCAAAGAATACATCGACCTCAAGGAGGACATGGACAAATTAGTCGGCCAGATCAATGGAAAGTTCTCCACACCCACGTGGTCGCCCATTCGGTACATCTACGGCTGCATTTCCCAG CAAGAATTGGCGGGCTATTATCGTGATGCGGATGTGGCCCTCGTGACCCCAATGCGAGATGGCATGAATTTGGTGGCCAAAGAGTTCGTGGCTTGTCGAATCCGTGATCCCGGCGTGCTGATACTGTCTCCCTTCGCTGGAGCGGGCGGCATGATGCACGAGGCTCTCTTGGTCAATCCCTATGAGATTGGCACGGTGGCTAAGGTTCTCCATCGGGCCCTTACCATGCCTCATGACGAGAGAGAGGTCCGAATGAACGCTCTCCG TGCTCGCGAGAAGATTTATGATGTCAATTTCTGGATGAAGAGCTTCCTCAAGAGCATTGGCACCCTAATCGAAGAAGACGGCGAGGACGTGACTCCGACTCAAATGCAGCCGGTGAGTTTCGACGACTTCAACAGCTATCTCGGGCCGTACGTAGGGGACCGGGCCATTTTATCGCTTCTCTTGGACTACGACGGCACACTGGCGCCCATTGCCAAGCACCCTGACCTGGCCGTGATGCCCACCGAGACCAAGAAGGTCCTGGAGCGCCTGGCCAACCATCCCGACGTGTTCATCGCCATTGTGTCGGGTCGAAGTGTCAACAATGTCAAAGAAATGGTCGGGATCAACGGGATCACCTATGCGGGCAACCACGGGCTCGAGATCCTACACTCGGATGGCACCAAGTTCGTCCACCCGATGCCAGAGTCCCAAGGGTCTAAAGTCAAGGCTCTCGTGAAGAACCTCCAAACTGAG GTGTGccaagatggcgcttgggtgGAAGAGAAGGGCGTTCTTCTCACTTACCACTACCGTGAAGTAGCTCAGGAGAAACGAGAGGCTTTGGTGACCAAGGCCAAGGACATCATCACTCAAAATGGGTTCAAG ATCGGACTCGCGCATTGTGCTTTGGAATGCAAGCCACCCGTTGTTTGGGACAAGGGGCGTGCCTCCATTTACATTCTCCGAACCGCCTTTGGCGTTGATTGGTCCGAAAG GATCCGCATCATCTTTGCGGGCGACGATGTCACCGATGAAGACGCCATCATGGCCTTGAAAGGCATGGCCTTCACCTTCAGGATCGTTAGCGATCACCTCACCAAGACTTGCGCCGACAAGCGGCTTCCCTCAACCGACTCCGTTCTCACGCTCTTGAAATGGGTGGAGCGACATATGGCCAGTCG TCTTACCCAGGG GAAAAGCCCGGTTGAAGCGGGCAAAGTTCAACCCATTGCCACGGATTTCCACGTACCCACTCATTCAATTGTCACCATGCCCATCTAA
- the LOC131882533 gene encoding uncharacterized protein LOC131882533 isoform X2, translating into MLAHSGPWTQIQSRARDVFHGEQYYAVALQSGLARDMPTNLVKSPPARRKRMISHSVTASSLIVVSNRLPFVLKRTEDDGLVRKPSAGGLVTAVAPVVVQSGGLWVGWPGLQMKETDSVPESVEGDVSPTAGLKSSQVLSVNLDDVDYELYYNGCCNATFWPLFHSMPDRAIFNEKFWMAYKKVNEDFSEITLKALRKMQTDHPEQVPLVWIHDYHLMLAANTIRQKAEEENLQCKIGFFLHIPFPPWDIMKIFPWEDMILQGILACDLVGFHVEDYCLNFLDSCQRGLGSRVDRKLMLAEHGGRTVRIRPLPIGIPFSRFDQMAHESPNCGLDTNNVKVVLGVDRLDYTKGLVNRLQAFERLLEEFPEHIGKIMLMQVAVPSRTDVKEYIDLKEDMDKLVGQINGKFSTPTWSPIRYIYGCISQQELAGYYRDADVALVTPMRDGMNLVAKEFVACRIRDPGVLILSPFAGAGGMMHEALLVNPYEIGTVAKVLHRALTMPHDEREVRMNALRAREKIYDVNFWMKSFLKSIGTLIEEDGEDVTPTQMQPVSFDDFNSYLGPYVGDRAILSLLLDYDGTLAPIAKHPDLAVMPTETKKVLERLANHPDVFIAIVSGRSVNNVKEMVGINGITYAGNHGLEILHSDGTKFVHPMPESQGSKVKALVKNLQTEVCQDGAWVEEKGVLLTYHYREVAQEKREALVTKAKDIITQNGFKLPMDHEKQIGLAHCALECKPPVVWDKGRASIYILRTAFGVDWSERIRIIFAGDDVTDEDAIMALKGMAFTFRIVSDHLTKTCADKRLPSTDSVLTLLKWVERHMASRKSPVEAGKVQPIATDFHVPTHSIVTMPI; encoded by the exons GGAAAAGAATGATTAGCCACTCCGTGACTGCCTCAAGTTTGATTGTGGTCAGCAATCGGCTTCCGTTTGTCTTAAAGAGAACAGAGGACGATGGGTTGGTCCGGAAACCCTCGGCAGGAGGTCTGGTCACGGCCGTGGCCCCGGTGGTCGTCCAATCCGGAG GTCTTTGGGTGGGTTGGCCCGGTCTTCAAATGAAGGAGACAGATTCCGTGCCCGAATCCGTGGAAGGAGATGTATCGCCTACGGCTGGACTCAAATCGAGTCAAGTCTTGTCGGTGAATTTGGATGATGTGGACTATGAGTTGTACTACAACGGGTGTTGCAATGCCACCTTCTGGCCTTTGTTTCACTCGATGCCGGATCGAGCCATTTTTAATGAGAAATTCTGGATGGCTTACAA GAAAGTGAATGAGGACTTTTCTGAGATCACCTTGAAGGCTCTGCGGAAAATGCAGACCGATCATCCGGAACAGGTTCCTTTGGTGTGGATTCATGATTATCACCTCATGTTGGCCGCCAACACCATTCGACAAAAAGCCGAAGAAGAAAACCTTCAGTGCAAGATCGGGTTCTTCTTGCACATCCCATTCCCTCCTTGGGATATCATGAAGATCTTCCCTTGGGAGGATATGATTCTCCAG GGCATTCTGGCCTGTGACTTGGTTGGATTTCATGTGGAAGATTACTGCCTGAACTTCTTGGATTCTTGCCAACGAGGCCTCGGATCTCGTGTGGATAG GAAACTGATGCTAGCTGAGCATGGAGGGCGTACCGTAAGGATCCGTCCTCTCCCCATTGGAATTCCGTTCTCACGATTTGACCAAATGGCCCATGAATCGCCCAATTGTGGATTGGACACGAACAACGTCAAGGTTGTGTTGGGCGTGGACCGTCTGGATTACACGAAAGGACTCGTCAACCGTCTTCAG GCCTTCGAACGCTTGCTGGAGGAGTTCCCCGAGCACATTGGCAAGATTATGCTCATGCAAGTGGCCGTTCCCTCTCGAACCGACGTCAAAGAATACATCGACCTCAAGGAGGACATGGACAAATTAGTCGGCCAGATCAATGGAAAGTTCTCCACACCCACGTGGTCGCCCATTCGGTACATCTACGGCTGCATTTCCCAG CAAGAATTGGCGGGCTATTATCGTGATGCGGATGTGGCCCTCGTGACCCCAATGCGAGATGGCATGAATTTGGTGGCCAAAGAGTTCGTGGCTTGTCGAATCCGTGATCCCGGCGTGCTGATACTGTCTCCCTTCGCTGGAGCGGGCGGCATGATGCACGAGGCTCTCTTGGTCAATCCCTATGAGATTGGCACGGTGGCTAAGGTTCTCCATCGGGCCCTTACCATGCCTCATGACGAGAGAGAGGTCCGAATGAACGCTCTCCG TGCTCGCGAGAAGATTTATGATGTCAATTTCTGGATGAAGAGCTTCCTCAAGAGCATTGGCACCCTAATCGAAGAAGACGGCGAGGACGTGACTCCGACTCAAATGCAGCCGGTGAGTTTCGACGACTTCAACAGCTATCTCGGGCCGTACGTAGGGGACCGGGCCATTTTATCGCTTCTCTTGGACTACGACGGCACACTGGCGCCCATTGCCAAGCACCCTGACCTGGCCGTGATGCCCACCGAGACCAAGAAGGTCCTGGAGCGCCTGGCCAACCATCCCGACGTGTTCATCGCCATTGTGTCGGGTCGAAGTGTCAACAATGTCAAAGAAATGGTCGGGATCAACGGGATCACCTATGCGGGCAACCACGGGCTCGAGATCCTACACTCGGATGGCACCAAGTTCGTCCACCCGATGCCAGAGTCCCAAGGGTCTAAAGTCAAGGCTCTCGTGAAGAACCTCCAAACTGAG GTGTGccaagatggcgcttgggtgGAAGAGAAGGGCGTTCTTCTCACTTACCACTACCGTGAAGTAGCTCAGGAGAAACGAGAGGCTTTGGTGACCAAGGCCAAGGACATCATCACTCAAAATGGGTTCAAG ttgCCCATGGACCACGAAAAACAA ATCGGACTCGCGCATTGTGCTTTGGAATGCAAGCCACCCGTTGTTTGGGACAAGGGGCGTGCCTCCATTTACATTCTCCGAACCGCCTTTGGCGTTGATTGGTCCGAAAG GATCCGCATCATCTTTGCGGGCGACGATGTCACCGATGAAGACGCCATCATGGCCTTGAAAGGCATGGCCTTCACCTTCAGGATCGTTAGCGATCACCTCACCAAGACTTGCGCCGACAAGCGGCTTCCCTCAACCGACTCCGTTCTCACGCTCTTGAAATGGGTGGAGCGACATATGGCCAGTCG GAAAAGCCCGGTTGAAGCGGGCAAAGTTCAACCCATTGCCACGGATTTCCACGTACCCACTCATTCAATTGTCACCATGCCCATCTAA
- the LOC131882533 gene encoding uncharacterized protein LOC131882533 isoform X6: MISHSVTASSLIVVSNRLPFVLKRTEDDGLVRKPSAGGLVTAVAPVVVQSGGLWVGWPGLQMKETDSVPESVEGDVSPTAGLKSSQVLSVNLDDVDYELYYNGCCNATFWPLFHSMPDRAIFNEKFWMAYKKVNEDFSEITLKALRKMQTDHPEQVPLVWIHDYHLMLAANTIRQKAEEENLQCKIGFFLHIPFPPWDIMKIFPWEDMILQGILACDLVGFHVEDYCLNFLDSCQRGLGSRVDRKLMLAEHGGRTVRIRPLPIGIPFSRFDQMAHESPNCGLDTNNVKVVLGVDRLDYTKGLVNRLQAFERLLEEFPEHIGKIMLMQVAVPSRTDVKEYIDLKEDMDKLVGQINGKFSTPTWSPIRYIYGCISQQELAGYYRDADVALVTPMRDGMNLVAKEFVACRIRDPGVLILSPFAGAGGMMHEALLVNPYEIGTVAKVLHRALTMPHDEREVRMNALRAREKIYDVNFWMKSFLKSIGTLIEEDGEDVTPTQMQPVSFDDFNSYLGPYVGDRAILSLLLDYDGTLAPIAKHPDLAVMPTETKKVLERLANHPDVFIAIVSGRSVNNVKEMVGINGITYAGNHGLEILHSDGTKFVHPMPESQGSKVKALVKNLQTEVCQDGAWVEEKGVLLTYHYREVAQEKREALVTKAKDIITQNGFKLPMDHEKQIGLAHCALECKPPVVWDKGRASIYILRTAFGVDWSERIRIIFAGDDVTDEDAIMALKGMAFTFRIVSDHLTKTCADKRLPSTDSVLTLLKWVERHMASRLTQGKSPVEAGKVQPIATDFHVPTHSIVTMPI; this comes from the exons ATGATTAGCCACTCCGTGACTGCCTCAAGTTTGATTGTGGTCAGCAATCGGCTTCCGTTTGTCTTAAAGAGAACAGAGGACGATGGGTTGGTCCGGAAACCCTCGGCAGGAGGTCTGGTCACGGCCGTGGCCCCGGTGGTCGTCCAATCCGGAG GTCTTTGGGTGGGTTGGCCCGGTCTTCAAATGAAGGAGACAGATTCCGTGCCCGAATCCGTGGAAGGAGATGTATCGCCTACGGCTGGACTCAAATCGAGTCAAGTCTTGTCGGTGAATTTGGATGATGTGGACTATGAGTTGTACTACAACGGGTGTTGCAATGCCACCTTCTGGCCTTTGTTTCACTCGATGCCGGATCGAGCCATTTTTAATGAGAAATTCTGGATGGCTTACAA GAAAGTGAATGAGGACTTTTCTGAGATCACCTTGAAGGCTCTGCGGAAAATGCAGACCGATCATCCGGAACAGGTTCCTTTGGTGTGGATTCATGATTATCACCTCATGTTGGCCGCCAACACCATTCGACAAAAAGCCGAAGAAGAAAACCTTCAGTGCAAGATCGGGTTCTTCTTGCACATCCCATTCCCTCCTTGGGATATCATGAAGATCTTCCCTTGGGAGGATATGATTCTCCAG GGCATTCTGGCCTGTGACTTGGTTGGATTTCATGTGGAAGATTACTGCCTGAACTTCTTGGATTCTTGCCAACGAGGCCTCGGATCTCGTGTGGATAG GAAACTGATGCTAGCTGAGCATGGAGGGCGTACCGTAAGGATCCGTCCTCTCCCCATTGGAATTCCGTTCTCACGATTTGACCAAATGGCCCATGAATCGCCCAATTGTGGATTGGACACGAACAACGTCAAGGTTGTGTTGGGCGTGGACCGTCTGGATTACACGAAAGGACTCGTCAACCGTCTTCAG GCCTTCGAACGCTTGCTGGAGGAGTTCCCCGAGCACATTGGCAAGATTATGCTCATGCAAGTGGCCGTTCCCTCTCGAACCGACGTCAAAGAATACATCGACCTCAAGGAGGACATGGACAAATTAGTCGGCCAGATCAATGGAAAGTTCTCCACACCCACGTGGTCGCCCATTCGGTACATCTACGGCTGCATTTCCCAG CAAGAATTGGCGGGCTATTATCGTGATGCGGATGTGGCCCTCGTGACCCCAATGCGAGATGGCATGAATTTGGTGGCCAAAGAGTTCGTGGCTTGTCGAATCCGTGATCCCGGCGTGCTGATACTGTCTCCCTTCGCTGGAGCGGGCGGCATGATGCACGAGGCTCTCTTGGTCAATCCCTATGAGATTGGCACGGTGGCTAAGGTTCTCCATCGGGCCCTTACCATGCCTCATGACGAGAGAGAGGTCCGAATGAACGCTCTCCG TGCTCGCGAGAAGATTTATGATGTCAATTTCTGGATGAAGAGCTTCCTCAAGAGCATTGGCACCCTAATCGAAGAAGACGGCGAGGACGTGACTCCGACTCAAATGCAGCCGGTGAGTTTCGACGACTTCAACAGCTATCTCGGGCCGTACGTAGGGGACCGGGCCATTTTATCGCTTCTCTTGGACTACGACGGCACACTGGCGCCCATTGCCAAGCACCCTGACCTGGCCGTGATGCCCACCGAGACCAAGAAGGTCCTGGAGCGCCTGGCCAACCATCCCGACGTGTTCATCGCCATTGTGTCGGGTCGAAGTGTCAACAATGTCAAAGAAATGGTCGGGATCAACGGGATCACCTATGCGGGCAACCACGGGCTCGAGATCCTACACTCGGATGGCACCAAGTTCGTCCACCCGATGCCAGAGTCCCAAGGGTCTAAAGTCAAGGCTCTCGTGAAGAACCTCCAAACTGAG GTGTGccaagatggcgcttgggtgGAAGAGAAGGGCGTTCTTCTCACTTACCACTACCGTGAAGTAGCTCAGGAGAAACGAGAGGCTTTGGTGACCAAGGCCAAGGACATCATCACTCAAAATGGGTTCAAG ttgCCCATGGACCACGAAAAACAA ATCGGACTCGCGCATTGTGCTTTGGAATGCAAGCCACCCGTTGTTTGGGACAAGGGGCGTGCCTCCATTTACATTCTCCGAACCGCCTTTGGCGTTGATTGGTCCGAAAG GATCCGCATCATCTTTGCGGGCGACGATGTCACCGATGAAGACGCCATCATGGCCTTGAAAGGCATGGCCTTCACCTTCAGGATCGTTAGCGATCACCTCACCAAGACTTGCGCCGACAAGCGGCTTCCCTCAACCGACTCCGTTCTCACGCTCTTGAAATGGGTGGAGCGACATATGGCCAGTCG TCTTACCCAGGG GAAAAGCCCGGTTGAAGCGGGCAAAGTTCAACCCATTGCCACGGATTTCCACGTACCCACTCATTCAATTGTCACCATGCCCATCTAA
- the LOC131882533 gene encoding uncharacterized protein LOC131882533 isoform X4 codes for MPTNLVKSPPARRKRMISHSVTASSLIVVSNRLPFVLKRTEDDGLVRKPSAGGLVTAVAPVVVQSGGLWVGWPGLQMKETDSVPESVEGDVSPTAGLKSSQVLSVNLDDVDYELYYNGCCNATFWPLFHSMPDRAIFNEKFWMAYKKVNEDFSEITLKALRKMQTDHPEQVPLVWIHDYHLMLAANTIRQKAEEENLQCKIGFFLHIPFPPWDIMKIFPWEDMILQGILACDLVGFHVEDYCLNFLDSCQRGLGSRVDRKLMLAEHGGRTVRIRPLPIGIPFSRFDQMAHESPNCGLDTNNVKVVLGVDRLDYTKGLVNRLQAFERLLEEFPEHIGKIMLMQVAVPSRTDVKEYIDLKEDMDKLVGQINGKFSTPTWSPIRYIYGCISQQELAGYYRDADVALVTPMRDGMNLVAKEFVACRIRDPGVLILSPFAGAGGMMHEALLVNPYEIGTVAKVLHRALTMPHDEREVRMNALRAREKIYDVNFWMKSFLKSIGTLIEEDGEDVTPTQMQPVSFDDFNSYLGPYVGDRAILSLLLDYDGTLAPIAKHPDLAVMPTETKKVLERLANHPDVFIAIVSGRSVNNVKEMVGINGITYAGNHGLEILHSDGTKFVHPMPESQGSKVKALVKNLQTEVCQDGAWVEEKGVLLTYHYREVAQEKREALVTKAKDIITQNGFKLPMDHEKQIGLAHCALECKPPVVWDKGRASIYILRTAFGVDWSERIRIIFAGDDVTDEDAIMALKGMAFTFRIVSDHLTKTCADKRLPSTDSVLTLLKWVERHMASRLTQGKSPVEAGKVQPIATDFHVPTHSIVTMPI; via the exons GGAAAAGAATGATTAGCCACTCCGTGACTGCCTCAAGTTTGATTGTGGTCAGCAATCGGCTTCCGTTTGTCTTAAAGAGAACAGAGGACGATGGGTTGGTCCGGAAACCCTCGGCAGGAGGTCTGGTCACGGCCGTGGCCCCGGTGGTCGTCCAATCCGGAG GTCTTTGGGTGGGTTGGCCCGGTCTTCAAATGAAGGAGACAGATTCCGTGCCCGAATCCGTGGAAGGAGATGTATCGCCTACGGCTGGACTCAAATCGAGTCAAGTCTTGTCGGTGAATTTGGATGATGTGGACTATGAGTTGTACTACAACGGGTGTTGCAATGCCACCTTCTGGCCTTTGTTTCACTCGATGCCGGATCGAGCCATTTTTAATGAGAAATTCTGGATGGCTTACAA GAAAGTGAATGAGGACTTTTCTGAGATCACCTTGAAGGCTCTGCGGAAAATGCAGACCGATCATCCGGAACAGGTTCCTTTGGTGTGGATTCATGATTATCACCTCATGTTGGCCGCCAACACCATTCGACAAAAAGCCGAAGAAGAAAACCTTCAGTGCAAGATCGGGTTCTTCTTGCACATCCCATTCCCTCCTTGGGATATCATGAAGATCTTCCCTTGGGAGGATATGATTCTCCAG GGCATTCTGGCCTGTGACTTGGTTGGATTTCATGTGGAAGATTACTGCCTGAACTTCTTGGATTCTTGCCAACGAGGCCTCGGATCTCGTGTGGATAG GAAACTGATGCTAGCTGAGCATGGAGGGCGTACCGTAAGGATCCGTCCTCTCCCCATTGGAATTCCGTTCTCACGATTTGACCAAATGGCCCATGAATCGCCCAATTGTGGATTGGACACGAACAACGTCAAGGTTGTGTTGGGCGTGGACCGTCTGGATTACACGAAAGGACTCGTCAACCGTCTTCAG GCCTTCGAACGCTTGCTGGAGGAGTTCCCCGAGCACATTGGCAAGATTATGCTCATGCAAGTGGCCGTTCCCTCTCGAACCGACGTCAAAGAATACATCGACCTCAAGGAGGACATGGACAAATTAGTCGGCCAGATCAATGGAAAGTTCTCCACACCCACGTGGTCGCCCATTCGGTACATCTACGGCTGCATTTCCCAG CAAGAATTGGCGGGCTATTATCGTGATGCGGATGTGGCCCTCGTGACCCCAATGCGAGATGGCATGAATTTGGTGGCCAAAGAGTTCGTGGCTTGTCGAATCCGTGATCCCGGCGTGCTGATACTGTCTCCCTTCGCTGGAGCGGGCGGCATGATGCACGAGGCTCTCTTGGTCAATCCCTATGAGATTGGCACGGTGGCTAAGGTTCTCCATCGGGCCCTTACCATGCCTCATGACGAGAGAGAGGTCCGAATGAACGCTCTCCG TGCTCGCGAGAAGATTTATGATGTCAATTTCTGGATGAAGAGCTTCCTCAAGAGCATTGGCACCCTAATCGAAGAAGACGGCGAGGACGTGACTCCGACTCAAATGCAGCCGGTGAGTTTCGACGACTTCAACAGCTATCTCGGGCCGTACGTAGGGGACCGGGCCATTTTATCGCTTCTCTTGGACTACGACGGCACACTGGCGCCCATTGCCAAGCACCCTGACCTGGCCGTGATGCCCACCGAGACCAAGAAGGTCCTGGAGCGCCTGGCCAACCATCCCGACGTGTTCATCGCCATTGTGTCGGGTCGAAGTGTCAACAATGTCAAAGAAATGGTCGGGATCAACGGGATCACCTATGCGGGCAACCACGGGCTCGAGATCCTACACTCGGATGGCACCAAGTTCGTCCACCCGATGCCAGAGTCCCAAGGGTCTAAAGTCAAGGCTCTCGTGAAGAACCTCCAAACTGAG GTGTGccaagatggcgcttgggtgGAAGAGAAGGGCGTTCTTCTCACTTACCACTACCGTGAAGTAGCTCAGGAGAAACGAGAGGCTTTGGTGACCAAGGCCAAGGACATCATCACTCAAAATGGGTTCAAG ttgCCCATGGACCACGAAAAACAA ATCGGACTCGCGCATTGTGCTTTGGAATGCAAGCCACCCGTTGTTTGGGACAAGGGGCGTGCCTCCATTTACATTCTCCGAACCGCCTTTGGCGTTGATTGGTCCGAAAG GATCCGCATCATCTTTGCGGGCGACGATGTCACCGATGAAGACGCCATCATGGCCTTGAAAGGCATGGCCTTCACCTTCAGGATCGTTAGCGATCACCTCACCAAGACTTGCGCCGACAAGCGGCTTCCCTCAACCGACTCCGTTCTCACGCTCTTGAAATGGGTGGAGCGACATATGGCCAGTCG TCTTACCCAGGG GAAAAGCCCGGTTGAAGCGGGCAAAGTTCAACCCATTGCCACGGATTTCCACGTACCCACTCATTCAATTGTCACCATGCCCATCTAA